In one window of Candidatus Abyssobacteria bacterium SURF_5 DNA:
- a CDS encoding MFS transporter codes for MKNSSRAPQNWLYLAQLSVNYLGWVFCWNVATTYMSPNILLGLVDDSVKNTRLGLMSGAGNIMVIILIPLIGALSDRTTSEMGRRRPYYIAAASMMAVFIMLMVYSGNYLFLLALIVLMHAAAALWFPNRALVRDIVPIERRGRVSGLIQIANLIGMMSAHVLAPRLVEAGRLLLLAIIAGAVNVVSNLWVALAIREPAPAFRSARPADSWKEIYFPKLESGDGLKRLAAFNLLTQMGMVAMVCFLLYFIKDQVDPVHFNKTFGTVVLIAMTAAIPSSFGSGVIADRLGRKRVLLIGCLLQLACILNFLISPRLHSTLYISGLLYGLGNGAYLSMYWTLVSDLVPEADAGKYMGLMQYTFLIPWAIVPPALGPMVDRFGASSGPGYNILFVVIVFLLAGGLIMIRKIPETFKTAPAPVADFS; via the coding sequence ATGAAAAATTCTTCGAGAGCACCTCAAAACTGGCTGTATCTCGCTCAACTCAGCGTCAATTACCTCGGCTGGGTGTTCTGCTGGAACGTCGCCACTACCTACATGTCCCCAAACATCTTGCTCGGACTCGTAGACGATTCAGTAAAAAACACCCGTCTCGGACTGATGAGCGGCGCAGGGAATATCATGGTGATCATCCTGATTCCGCTCATTGGCGCCCTCAGCGACCGAACAACCAGCGAGATGGGCCGCAGAAGACCCTATTACATCGCTGCCGCATCCATGATGGCCGTCTTCATCATGCTGATGGTCTACTCGGGAAACTATCTGTTCCTGCTCGCCCTGATAGTGCTCATGCATGCCGCGGCCGCGCTGTGGTTTCCCAACCGCGCGCTCGTCCGCGACATCGTCCCCATCGAGCGCCGCGGCCGTGTCTCCGGCTTGATCCAGATAGCCAATCTGATCGGGATGATGTCTGCCCATGTTCTCGCACCACGGCTGGTGGAGGCCGGACGGCTGCTGCTTCTTGCCATTATCGCGGGCGCTGTCAACGTTGTCTCCAATCTCTGGGTCGCACTCGCCATAAGAGAGCCTGCTCCGGCCTTTCGGTCGGCGCGGCCGGCGGATTCATGGAAGGAAATCTATTTCCCGAAACTCGAAAGCGGCGACGGCCTGAAGAGACTGGCCGCCTTTAACCTCCTGACGCAGATGGGAATGGTGGCTATGGTATGTTTCCTGCTCTACTTCATCAAGGACCAGGTCGACCCGGTCCACTTCAACAAGACTTTCGGTACCGTCGTCCTCATCGCGATGACTGCGGCCATCCCGTCTTCGTTTGGCTCGGGTGTCATCGCCGACCGATTGGGACGCAAACGAGTGTTGCTTATCGGTTGCTTGCTCCAACTGGCTTGTATCCTCAACTTCCTCATTTCTCCGCGTCTGCACTCCACACTCTATATCAGCGGACTCCTTTACGGCCTGGGCAATGGCGCATACCTGAGCATGTATTGGACGCTTGTTTCAGATCTGGTTCCCGAGGCCGATGCGGGAAAGTATATGGGATTGATGCAGTACACGTTCCTCATTCCGTGGGCCATTGTTCCCCCTGCTCTGGGTCCGATGGTCGACAGATTCGGCGCCTCGTCAGGACCTGGATACAACATTCTGTTCGTCGTGATCGTTTTCTTGCTGGCAGGAGGACTGATCATGATCCGAAAAATCCCGGAAACATTTAAAACCGCACCAGCCCCTGTCGCTGATTTTTCTTGA
- a CDS encoding ribonuclease Z gives MVKVTIVGSGCGIPNPDRGSPCIAVNVGKELLVFDCGPGAVRAMAHAGIHWAALDMLFFTHFHTDHVGDLAALLFALNIPDVNRTNSLALFGPPGIQRLYENLVTAYGDWLTPKRYELFIEELHGEPLEGATWRLDLTKAEHTQPAYSYRLEADGAALVYSGDTDYSENIIRLADGSDLLILECSYPNEIAVPGHLTPEKAGEMAERAACRKLALTHIYPVAAGYDLAGQCRRAYHGEVVVAEDGMSFELGRSRSR, from the coding sequence ATTGTGAAAGTAACCATCGTGGGGTCAGGCTGCGGGATACCGAATCCAGACCGCGGTTCGCCCTGTATTGCGGTGAATGTGGGGAAAGAATTGCTGGTTTTCGACTGCGGTCCTGGCGCCGTAAGGGCAATGGCGCATGCCGGGATTCATTGGGCGGCATTGGACATGCTGTTTTTCACCCATTTTCACACCGACCACGTGGGCGATCTGGCGGCGCTTCTGTTTGCGCTGAACATTCCGGATGTCAACCGCACGAATTCATTGGCGCTCTTTGGGCCGCCCGGCATTCAGAGGCTTTATGAGAATCTTGTGACAGCTTACGGAGACTGGCTTACTCCGAAACGATACGAACTCTTCATCGAGGAGCTGCATGGAGAGCCGCTCGAGGGGGCGACATGGCGGCTGGATCTGACAAAGGCCGAGCATACGCAGCCGGCATATTCGTATCGTCTTGAGGCTGACGGCGCCGCTCTGGTGTATTCAGGAGACACTGATTACAGTGAAAACATAATTCGATTGGCGGACGGAAGCGATTTGCTCATACTGGAATGCTCTTATCCAAATGAGATAGCGGTTCCCGGCCATTTAACTCCGGAGAAAGCGGGCGAGATGGCGGAGCGCGCAGCTTGCAGGAAATTGGCGCTGACGCATATATATCCGGTTGCCGCCGGTTACGATTTGGCCGGCCAGTGCCGAAGGGCGTATCACGGTGAAGTGGTCGTAGCTGAAGACGGGATGTCTTTTGAGCTGGGTAGAAGCCGCTCGCGGTAA
- the dnaK gene encoding molecular chaperone DnaK, giving the protein MAKVIGIDLGTTNSCVAVLEGGESVVIPNSEGGRTTPSVVAFTKTGERLVGTVAKRQAITNPENTVFSIKRFMGRKYGEVSSEIKLVPYKVSAAPNGDCQVAAGGKTYRPPEISAMILQKMKQSAEDYLGQKVTQAVITVPAYFNDSQRQATKDAGRIAGLEVLRIINEPTAASLAYGLDKKKDEKIAVYDLGGGTFDISILQLGEGVFEVLSTNGDTHLGGDDFDQRVIDWLADEFKKEQGIDLRKDRMALQRLKEAAEKAKIELSSSQTTDINLPFITADAAGPKHLNITLTRSKLEQLVDDLVERTRGPVMRALQDAGLNPEQVDEVVLVGGQTRMPKVQDLVKGIFKKDPHKGVNPDEVVAIGAAIQAGVLAGEVKDVLLLDVTPLSLGIETKGGVFTKLIERNTTIPTRKSEIFTTAEDNQTSVEIHVLQGEREMASNNKTIGRFHLTGLPPAPRGLPQIEVTFDIDANGILHVSAKDLATSREQKIRIEASSGLNEQEIDRMVKDAQVHAGEDRQRREKADATNRAESLVYETEKNLRELGDKLSPDARSSIETAVGRVNEAIKSGEVGEIKSSTDALQQTWQQVSSEIYQKAGAQAGPQSGAAGGPSGNGSRKEERGGGEDVIDADYEVVDEDKK; this is encoded by the coding sequence ATGGCAAAAGTTATCGGCATAGATTTGGGTACCACGAACTCGTGTGTTGCAGTGCTCGAAGGCGGGGAATCCGTGGTCATCCCGAACAGTGAGGGCGGCAGGACAACGCCGTCTGTAGTCGCTTTCACAAAGACCGGCGAACGACTGGTCGGCACAGTGGCAAAGCGACAGGCAATCACCAATCCCGAAAACACGGTTTTCTCGATAAAACGCTTCATGGGCCGCAAATACGGGGAAGTAAGCAGCGAGATCAAGCTGGTGCCTTATAAAGTGAGCGCCGCGCCAAATGGCGATTGTCAGGTGGCGGCAGGCGGAAAGACTTACCGGCCGCCGGAGATCTCGGCGATGATTCTGCAGAAAATGAAACAGAGCGCCGAGGATTATCTCGGGCAGAAAGTGACTCAGGCTGTCATTACCGTTCCGGCCTATTTCAACGACTCTCAGCGCCAGGCCACAAAGGATGCGGGAAGGATTGCCGGTCTGGAGGTTCTTCGGATCATCAATGAACCCACGGCGGCATCGCTGGCGTATGGTTTGGACAAAAAGAAGGACGAGAAAATCGCCGTTTATGACCTTGGCGGCGGCACATTCGATATCTCCATCCTCCAATTGGGTGAGGGCGTTTTCGAAGTGCTTTCGACCAACGGTGACACTCATCTAGGCGGCGACGATTTCGACCAAAGGGTCATCGACTGGCTGGCCGACGAGTTCAAGAAGGAACAGGGAATCGACCTGCGGAAAGACCGGATGGCCCTGCAACGGCTGAAGGAAGCTGCGGAGAAGGCAAAGATCGAGCTTTCGAGCTCGCAGACAACCGATATCAATCTCCCATTCATTACAGCCGATGCGGCAGGCCCGAAGCACCTGAATATCACGCTGACTCGTTCGAAACTCGAGCAACTCGTTGACGATCTGGTCGAGCGAACGCGCGGACCTGTCATGCGGGCCCTCCAGGACGCCGGATTGAACCCCGAACAGGTCGATGAGGTTGTCCTTGTCGGCGGGCAAACCCGCATGCCGAAGGTGCAGGACCTGGTAAAGGGCATCTTCAAGAAGGACCCGCACAAGGGAGTGAACCCCGACGAGGTTGTCGCCATAGGGGCGGCGATCCAGGCGGGTGTTCTCGCCGGCGAGGTCAAGGACGTGTTGCTGCTCGACGTGACTCCGCTCTCGCTCGGCATCGAGACCAAAGGCGGCGTCTTCACGAAACTGATCGAGCGCAATACTACCATCCCGACCCGCAAGAGCGAGATATTCACCACCGCGGAAGACAACCAGACCAGTGTCGAGATTCACGTGCTGCAGGGTGAGCGCGAAATGGCCTCCAACAACAAGACCATCGGCCGGTTCCACCTGACAGGACTGCCGCCGGCGCCGCGCGGCCTGCCGCAGATCGAGGTGACCTTCGATATCGACGCAAACGGGATCTTGCACGTGTCTGCGAAGGACCTTGCGACCAGCCGCGAGCAGAAAATCCGCATCGAGGCGTCCAGCGGCTTGAACGAACAGGAGATAGACCGCATGGTAAAAGACGCTCAGGTGCATGCGGGCGAAGACCGTCAGCGTCGCGAAAAAGCCGATGCCACCAACCGGGCGGAATCGTTGGTCTACGAGACCGAGAAAAACCTCAGGGAGCTCGGAGACAAGTTGTCTCCTGATGCCAGAAGCAGCATCGAGACTGCCGTCGGGCGCGTTAACGAGGCAATCAAGTCCGGCGAAGTCGGCGAGATTAAATCTTCGACCGATGCCCTGCAACAAACCTGGCAACAGGTGTCGAGTGAAATCTATCAGAAAGCCGGCGCACAGGCCGGGCCTCAGTCCGGCGCGGCGGGCGGACCGAGCGGAAACGGCTCGCGCAAGGAGGAAAGAGGCGGCGGCGAAGACGTAATCGACGCCGATTATGAAGTGGTAGATGAGGACAAAAAGTAG
- a CDS encoding Hsp20/alpha crystallin family protein, producing MAIMRWRPRAEMDPFRDLMGIQDEINRLFDWTLSRRPSEGAGLLQGEWAPAIDVAENENSVFVKAELPGMSEKDIDVNILGNTLTIKGEKKKEEEKKEHSYYRLERSYGSFQRSITLPTVVDSAKCKASFKNGVLEIEMPKKEEAKPKQIKVNID from the coding sequence ATGGCCATCATGAGATGGAGACCAAGAGCTGAAATGGATCCCTTCAGAGACCTGATGGGGATCCAGGATGAAATTAACCGCCTGTTCGACTGGACTCTGAGCAGACGGCCGTCCGAGGGCGCCGGCCTGCTCCAGGGCGAATGGGCGCCGGCTATCGATGTGGCCGAAAATGAGAACTCGGTCTTTGTGAAGGCGGAACTTCCGGGAATGAGCGAGAAGGACATTGACGTCAACATTTTGGGCAACACCTTGACGATCAAAGGCGAGAAAAAGAAGGAAGAGGAGAAAAAGGAACACAGCTACTACCGGCTCGAACGCTCGTACGGCTCATTCCAGCGCTCAATCACGCTCCCGACCGTGGTGGATTCCGCCAAATGCAAGGCCTCTTTCAAGAATGGCGTTCTCGAAATCGAGATGCCCAAGAAAGAAGAGGCCAAGCCGAAACAGATCAAGGTGAACATCGACTGA
- a CDS encoding Hsp20/alpha crystallin family protein, whose translation MNIPRPEKQRFRIPAVEIRETPTAVILQAEMPGVDKEDFDIQIDGDELTVKGKRKQLKSDLRVIHQESDSAEYLRSFILGDELDTSAVDAKTENGILTLTLHKKKEAAPQKIAIKSA comes from the coding sequence ATGAATATCCCGAGGCCGGAAAAACAACGCTTTCGCATCCCTGCCGTCGAAATACGGGAGACGCCGACAGCCGTTATTCTCCAGGCCGAGATGCCGGGAGTCGACAAGGAAGATTTCGACATCCAAATCGACGGCGATGAATTGACCGTAAAGGGAAAACGCAAGCAACTGAAATCCGATCTGAGAGTGATCCACCAGGAAAGCGATTCCGCCGAATACCTGCGAAGCTTTATCCTGGGCGATGAACTCGATACCTCAGCGGTCGACGCAAAGACGGAAAACGGTATCCTCACGCTGACACTCCATAAGAAGAAAGAAGCGGCGCCCCAAAAAATCGCCATAAAAAGTGCATGA